The sequence GCACGGGCGCGGGCAGCTTGAGACGGTCCCCGAGCGGAACCGTGACCACTGCTCCGAGCAACAGCAGGAACAGCAGGGTCATCTGGTCCACGGGGTGCCTTCCGAAGCGCTCCGGCCGGGCCCGGTCTCCGCTCGGCCGATGCCCTTTACCCTGCCACGCACCCCGGCGGCCCCGGGGTCAGGGGGTGCGGCGGGGCGTCAGATCGTCCGGCGCATCGCCCGGTGCGGGATGCCGGCGTCGGTGAACTCGGGGCCGTACGCGACATAGCCGAGGCGCTCGTAGAAGCGGAGCGCGTGCGTCTGGGCGTGCAGGTCGACGGCGGCCAGGCCGTTGTCCCGGGCCGCGTCCTCTATGGCCCGCACCAGGGCGGCGCCGACGCCGAGCCCGCGCGCTTCCTTGCTCACCGCGAGCCGGCCGAGCGAGCCGACCGCCGGGTCCCCGCCCGTGTGGCCCGCGGCGGCCGGGCCGTGCAGCAGCCGCCCGGTACCGAGCGCGGTGCCGTCGGCCGCGACCGCGATCACGTGCACCGCGTCGGCGTCGTGGACGTCGTACTCGATCTCCTCGGGCACGTTCTGCTCACCGACGAAGACGTCCTTGCGGAGCTGGAAGCACGCGGCGCGGTCCTGCTCGTCGGTGACGGTACGGGTGACGTACCAAGGGGGCCTGGGGGTCATTCGCTCTCCGCGGCGATACGGTCCAGCGCCTGCTGGAGGTCGTCGGGGTAGGAACTGGTGAACTCGACCCAGCGGCCGTCCGAGGGGTGCTCGAAGCCGAGCTTGACCGCGTGCAGCCACTGCCGGGTCAGCCCGAGGCGCTTGGCCATGGTCGGGTCGGCGCCGTAGGTGAGGTCACCGACGCAGGGGTGCCGGTGGGCGGACATGTGCACCCGGATCTGGTGGGTGCGGCCGGTCTCCAGCTTGATGTCCAGGAGGCTGGCGGCCCGGTACGCCTCGATCAGGTCGTAGTGCGTCACCGATGCCTTGCCGTCCGCGACGACCGCCCACTTGTAGTCGTGGTTGGGGTGGCGGCCGATGGGCGCGTCGATGGTGCCGCTCATCGGGTCCGGGTGGCCCTGGACCAGCGCGTTGTACTTCTTCTCGACGACCCGGTCGCGGAACTGGGCCTTCAGCAGGGTGTAGGCGCGCTCCGACTTGGCGACGACCATCAGCCCGGAGGTCCCGACGTCGAGGCGGTGGACGATGCCCTGGCGCTCGGCGGCGCCCGAGGTCGAGATCCGGTAGCCGGCGGCGGCGAGGCCGCCGATGACGGTGGTGCCGGTCCAGCCGGGGCTGGGGTGCGCGGCGACGCCGACCGGCTTCGCGATCACGACGATGTCGTCGTCGTCGTGCACGATCTCCATGCCCTCGACGGGCTCGGCGACGATCTGCACGGGTGCGGGGGCCTGCGGCATCTCCACTTCGAGCCAGGCACCGCCGTGCACCCGCTCGGACTTCCCGACCACCGAGCCGTCCACCTGCACCTTCCCGGCAGCGGCCAGATCGGCGGCCTTGGTGCGGGAGAAACCGAACATCCGGGAGATGGCGGCGTCGACGCGCTCGCCCTCCAGGCCATCGGGGACGGGCAGGGTGCGGACCTCGGGTTGCGTACTCACCTGTCGAGTATGCCTTGCCCTTACTAGTCCTTGTGCACGGTGCCGTCGGGGTCCAGGCCCTTGAAGGAGAGGAGGACGATCAGGATGCCGCCGCAGACGATCGCGGAGTCGGCGAGGTTGAAGACGGCGAAGTGGGCGGGGGCGATGAAGTCCACCACCGCGCCCTCGAACACGCCCGGCGCGCGGAAGATGCGGTCGGTGAGGTTGCCGAGCGCCCCGCCGAGCAGCAGACCGAGCGCGACGGCCCACGGCAGGCTGTACAGCTTGCGAGCGAGCCGCGCGATCACCACGATGACGGTCGTCGCGATGATGGTGAAGATGATCGTGAAGGCCTCGCCGATCCCGAACGCGGCGCCCGCGTTGCGGATGGCGTCGAGCTTGAGCCAGTCGCCGAGCAGCTCGATCGGCTCCTGGTGCTCCAGCTTCGCCACGACGAGCATCTTGCTGCCGAGGTCGAACAGGTAGGCGACGACGGCGACGCAGAAGAGCAGGATGATCCGGCGCCGGCGAGTGGCCGGCGACCGGTCGACCGCCGCTTCCGCATCGGCCTCGGCGTCGGCCGCTGTCGCGGCGGTGTCCTGCCCGTCCGGCGTGACGGCGTCCGGGGAAGCGGCCGCGCCGTCCGGCCCGGTCTCTCCGCTTCCCTCAGCCCCGGTGATGTCCGGCGTACCGATGATGCGCTCCGCCTCTGCCACGTGAGTCCCTCAAGCTAGTTCCCGACAGAGAACGAGGGTACGGCACACCAGTGCGGATCAGCCTCGTCGCTCCTGCTTCTGTTTGTCCTCGACGCAGAGGGTGGCCCGGGGGAACGCCTGCATCCGCGCCTTGCCGATCGGGTTGCCGCAGACCTCGCAGAGCCCGTACGTACCGGCCTCCAGCCGGGCCAGCGCCCGCTCGGTCTGGTCCAGCATCTCCTGGGCGTTGGCGGCGAGCTGCATCTCGTGCTCGCGGGTGATGTTCTTGGTGCCGGTGTCGGCCTCGTCGTCGCCCGCCCCGTCGCCGGAGTCCCGCATCAGCCCGGCCAGCGCCAGACCTGAGGCCTCCAGCTCGTCGCGCAGCCGGGTGCTCTCGCTGGTCAGCTCGGTGCGCGCGGCCGCGACCTCTTCCGGCGTCCAGGGGTCCTCGCCCGGCCGTACGGCCAGCTCCCCCGGTGCCGCGGCGACCCGGGCAGGCGGCACGGGTGCCGTGCTCGCGCCTGCGGTTCGGGTGCCGGCCGCGCTCTTCTTGGCTACCACCGTGTGGGCTCCCGTCTGCTCGGCGGCCTGCGCCGCCCCCGTGGTCTTCGACCCCTCCCCTGCCGGAGTCCCGGCCGGGGTCTTCTTGGCTGCGGCTTTCCCGGCGGACTTGCCGGCGGACTTGCCCGCGGACTTCCCGGCGGACTTCTTCGCGGGCGCCTTCTTCGCCGCGGCCTTCCTGGCGGGCGCCTTGTCGGCCGCCGCCGTCTTCCGTGCGGCTGCCTTCTTCTCCACCATGGCCGCGGCCCCTTCACGCAGTGTGATCTTGCTCGCGAGTCGTGCTGGGACGATAAGTCGACCCCAGCCCCGCGGCAACGGGGCACGCCGCCGCATCGCCCCTCCCCGTGTCCGGATCACCGCGCGCCTGCATCCGTTGTGCCCAGCTCCCCGCCGGGTATTCCGGCTTTCCGCCGGGCGCCGCGACCGGGTACGTCCCGTCTGGCCATTCGGGTCACGCGCGGGCCGCTCGGTAAACGGGTCGGCCGCCGCCCCCGGGGCCCGTACACTGGGGCCAGCGAGAGGCGTGGATGGGACGAGTAGCGTCGTACGCAGCCAGGAGCGACCCGGGGACGGTGGAAGCCCGGGGGCGAGCGCGTCGTGAAGATCACCCGGAGCCGTCGGAAGAAAGCCCGGGACAGGTGGGTCCGCCCACGGTCCCCGGAGCCAGTAGAACCGGCATCGCACCCCAATGAGGGGGCCCGGGGCGCACGCCCGGGGCCAAGGAGGGTGGTACCGCGGGGACCGGCGTCGGTTCTCGTCCCTCCGACGGAAGTGGAAGACGTCCGCCGGAGGAAGCCCGCACATGACATCGCCGCAGTACCGCCAGGTACCCGCCCAGGTCGACCTGCCCGCGCTGGAGCACGCCGTGCTCGACTTCTGGCGCGAGAGCAAGGTCTTCACCAAGAGCCTCGACCAGTCCGCCGGCCGCCCCGAGTGGGTGTTCTACGAAGGCCCGCCGACCGCCAACGGCATGCCGGGTGCCCACCACATCGAGGCCCGCGTCTTCAAGGACGTCTTCCCCCGCTTCCGGACCATGCAGGGCTACCACGTGGGCCGCAAGGCCGGCTGGGACTGCCACGGCCTGCCGGTCGAGCTCGCGGTCGAGAAGGAGCTGGGCTTCAACGGCAAGAAGGACATCGAGGCGTACGGCATCGCCGAGTTCAACGCCAAGTGCCGCGAGTCCGTGACCCGGCACACCGACGCCTTCGCCGAGCTGACGACCCGCATGGGCTACTGGGTCGACCTGGACGACGCGTACCGCACGATGGACCCCGAGTACGTCGAGTCCGTCTGGTGGTCGCTGAAGGAGATCTTCAACAAGGGCCTGCTGGTCCAGGACCACCGCGTCGCCCCCTGGTGCCCGCGCTGCGGCACCGGCCTGTCCGACCACGAGCTGGCGCAGGGCTACGAGACGGTCGTCGACCCCTCGGTCTTCGTGCGCTTCCCGCTGACGAG comes from Streptomyces sp. Mut1 and encodes:
- a CDS encoding GNAT family N-acetyltransferase — its product is MTPRPPWYVTRTVTDEQDRAACFQLRKDVFVGEQNVPEEIEYDVHDADAVHVIAVAADGTALGTGRLLHGPAAAGHTGGDPAVGSLGRLAVSKEARGLGVGAALVRAIEDAARDNGLAAVDLHAQTHALRFYERLGYVAYGPEFTDAGIPHRAMRRTI
- a CDS encoding RluA family pseudouridine synthase, which encodes MSTQPEVRTLPVPDGLEGERVDAAISRMFGFSRTKAADLAAAGKVQVDGSVVGKSERVHGGAWLEVEMPQAPAPVQIVAEPVEGMEIVHDDDDIVVIAKPVGVAAHPSPGWTGTTVIGGLAAAGYRISTSGAAERQGIVHRLDVGTSGLMVVAKSERAYTLLKAQFRDRVVEKKYNALVQGHPDPMSGTIDAPIGRHPNHDYKWAVVADGKASVTHYDLIEAYRAASLLDIKLETGRTHQIRVHMSAHRHPCVGDLTYGADPTMAKRLGLTRQWLHAVKLGFEHPSDGRWVEFTSSYPDDLQQALDRIAAESE
- the lspA gene encoding signal peptidase II: MAEAERIIGTPDITGAEGSGETGPDGAAASPDAVTPDGQDTAATAADAEADAEAAVDRSPATRRRRIILLFCVAVVAYLFDLGSKMLVVAKLEHQEPIELLGDWLKLDAIRNAGAAFGIGEAFTIIFTIIATTVIVVIARLARKLYSLPWAVALGLLLGGALGNLTDRIFRAPGVFEGAVVDFIAPAHFAVFNLADSAIVCGGILIVLLSFKGLDPDGTVHKD
- a CDS encoding TraR/DksA family transcriptional regulator, which gives rise to MVEKKAAARKTAAADKAPARKAAAKKAPAKKSAGKSAGKSAGKSAGKAAAKKTPAGTPAGEGSKTTGAAQAAEQTGAHTVVAKKSAAGTRTAGASTAPVPPARVAAAPGELAVRPGEDPWTPEEVAAARTELTSESTRLRDELEASGLALAGLMRDSGDGAGDDEADTGTKNITREHEMQLAANAQEMLDQTERALARLEAGTYGLCEVCGNPIGKARMQAFPRATLCVEDKQKQERRG